One window from the genome of Anaerococcus sp. Marseille-Q7828 encodes:
- the mobC gene encoding plasmid mobilization relaxosome protein MobC — MDNRKRNNQLKIYLTDEEKEVFEKKMKLANCKTMSHFLRKCVLEKEIYVVDLEPFRNLQWLLSNATNNINQIAKATNTTGVIYKNEIESMNKQIEKLSREIWQIHSLLLNKSKESSGD, encoded by the coding sequence ATGGATAATAGAAAAAGAAATAATCAACTAAAAATATATTTAACAGATGAAGAAAAAGAAGTTTTTGAAAAGAAAATGAAACTTGCAAATTGCAAAACCATGTCCCACTTTCTTAGGAAATGTGTATTAGAAAAAGAAATTTATGTTGTAGATTTAGAACCATTTAGAAACTTACAATGGCTACTTTCAAATGCAACAAATAATATAAACCAGATTGCAAAAGCTACTAATACAACTGGTGTTATTTACAAAAATGAAATTGAATCTATGAATAAGCAGATAGAAAAATTATCAAGAGAAATATGGCAGATCCATTCCCTACTTCTTAATAAATCAAAAGAAAGTTCTGGTGATTAG
- a CDS encoding conjugal transfer protein, whose protein sequence is MKKIRSYTSIWSVEKVLYSINDFRLPFPITFTQMTWFVVSLFAVMILGNLPPLSMIEGAFLKYFGIPVAFTWFMSTKTFDGKKPYGFLKSVIAYALRPKLTYAGKKVTLGRNQPQEAITAVRSEFYGISN, encoded by the coding sequence ATGAAGAAAATACGAAGCTATACCAGTATCTGGTCTGTGGAAAAGGTACTGTATTCTATCAATGATTTTAGACTTCCGTTTCCCATAACCTTTACGCAAATGACATGGTTTGTCGTGTCACTCTTTGCAGTGATGATACTTGGCAACTTGCCCCCTCTTTCCATGATAGAGGGAGCATTTCTCAAATACTTTGGGATTCCTGTGGCTTTCACATGGTTTATGTCTACAAAAACTTTTGATGGTAAAAAGCCTTATGGATTTTTGAAGTCTGTCATTGCTTATGCACTGCGACCAAAGCTGACCTATGCAGGAAAAAAAGTAACGCTTGGCAGAAACCAGCCACAAGAAGCCATTACAGCAGTTAGGAGTGAATTTTATGGCATATCCAATTAA
- a CDS encoding FtsK/SpoIIIE domain-containing protein, protein MKQRGKRIRPSGKDLVFHFTIASLLPVFLLVVGLFHVKTIQQINWQDFNLSQADKIDIPYLIISFSVAILICLLVAFVFKRVRYDTVKQLYHRQKLAKMILENKWYESEQVKTEGFFKDSAGRTKEKITYFPKMYYRLKNGLIQIRVEITLGKYQDQLLHLEKKLESGLYCELTDKELKDSYVEYTLLYDTIASRISIDEVEAKDGKLRLMKNVWWEYDKLPHMLIAGGTGGGKTYFILTLIEALLHTDSKLYILDPKNADLADLGSVMANVYYRKEDLLSCIETFYEEMMKRSEEMKQMKNYKTGKNYAYLGLPAHFLIFDEYVAFMEMLGTKENTAVMNKLKQIVMLGRQAGFFLILACQRPDAKYLGDGIRDQFNFRVALGRMSEMGYGMMFGSDVQKDFFLKRIKGRGYVDVGTSVISEFYTPLVPKGYDFLEEIKKLSNSRQSTQATCEAEVAGVD, encoded by the coding sequence ATGAAACAGCGTGGTAAAAGGATTCGCCCATCTGGTAAAGATTTAGTCTTTCATTTTACGATAGCGTCACTCCTGCCTGTTTTCCTGCTGGTTGTCGGACTGTTTCATGTGAAGACAATCCAGCAGATCAACTGGCAGGATTTTAACCTATCACAAGCAGATAAGATTGACATTCCCTATTTAATTATCAGTTTCAGTGTCGCAATTCTTATCTGCTTGCTGGTAGCGTTTGTATTCAAACGGGTTCGCTATGATACGGTTAAACAACTTTACCACCGTCAAAAACTGGCAAAGATGATACTTGAAAACAAGTGGTATGAATCTGAACAGGTCAAAACAGAGGGTTTCTTTAAAGATAGTGCTGGTCGTACAAAGGAAAAGATAACCTACTTCCCTAAAATGTATTATCGACTTAAAAATGGCTTGATACAGATACGGGTGGAAATCACGCTGGGAAAATATCAAGACCAACTCTTACACTTGGAAAAGAAATTAGAGAGTGGCTTGTACTGTGAGCTGACGGATAAAGAGTTAAAGGATTCCTATGTGGAATATACTTTGCTCTATGACACCATAGCCAGTCGTATTTCTATTGATGAAGTAGAAGCTAAAGATGGTAAACTTCGCTTAATGAAAAACGTATGGTGGGAATATGATAAGCTCCCTCATATGTTGATTGCTGGTGGTACAGGTGGCGGTAAAACTTACTTTATACTGACACTGATTGAAGCCTTGCTTCATACAGATTCAAAACTGTATATTCTTGACCCGAAAAATGCTGATCTTGCGGACTTAGGTTCTGTGATGGCAAATGTCTACTATAGAAAAGAAGACTTGCTTTCTTGCATTGAAACATTCTATGAAGAAATGATGAAACGTAGTGAGGAAATGAAGCAGATGAAGAACTATAAGACTGGCAAAAATTATGCTTACTTAGGTCTCCCGGCACACTTCTTAATCTTTGATGAATACGTCGCTTTCATGGAAATGCTGGGAACAAAAGAAAACACCGCAGTTATGAATAAGCTGAAACAGATTGTCATGTTAGGTCGTCAAGCTGGCTTCTTTCTAATACTGGCTTGTCAACGTCCAGACGCAAAATATTTAGGCGACGGAATCCGTGATCAGTTTAATTTCAGAGTGGCTTTAGGTCGTATGTCTGAAATGGGCTATGGCATGATGTTTGGCAGTGACGTACAAAAGGATTTCTTCTTAAAGCGAATCAAAGGTCGTGGCTATGTTGATGTAGGAACAAGTGTCATATCAGAGTTTTATACTCCCCTTGTACCAAAAGGATATGATTTCTTGGAGGAAATTAAAAAGTTATCCAACAGCAGACAGTCCACGCAGGCGACGTGCGAAGCGGAAGTCGCAGGTGTGGACTGA
- a CDS encoding YdcP family protein → MELKFVIPNMEKTFGNLEFAGEDKVVQRRINGRLTVLSRSYNLYSDVQRADDIVVVLPAEAGEKHFGFEERVKLVNPRITAEGYKIGTRGFTNYLLHADDMIKE, encoded by the coding sequence ATGGAACTTAAATTTGTGATTCCCAACATGGAAAAAACATTCGGCAATTTAGAATTTGCTGGCGAGGATAAAGTCGTTCAGCGAAGAATCAACGGACGGCTAACTGTCTTATCAAGAAGCTATAATCTCTATTCTGATGTTCAAAGAGCAGATGATATTGTGGTGGTGCTTCCTGCTGAAGCTGGCGAAAAACATTTCGGCTTTGAGGAACGTGTGAAGTTAGTCAATCCACGTATTACCGCAGAGGGCTACAAAATCGGCACTCGTGGTTTTACAAATTACCTTTTACATGCTGACGACATGATAAAAGAATAA
- a CDS encoding YdcP family protein: protein MMRLANGIVLDKDTTFGELKFSALRREVRIQNEDGSVSDEIKERTYDLKSKGQGRMIQVSIPASVPLKEFDYNARVELINPIADTVATATYQGADVDWYIKADDIVLTKDSSSFKAQPQAKKEPTQDK, encoded by the coding sequence ATGATGAGATTAGCAAATGGCATTGTATTAGATAAAGACACGACTTTTGGAGAATTGAAATTCTCTGCTCTACGTCGTGAAGTGAGAATCCAAAATGAAGACGGGTCGGTTTCAGATGAAATCAAGGAACGTACCTATGACTTAAAATCCAAAGGACAAGGACGCATGATTCAAGTAAGTATTCCTGCCAGCGTGCCTTTGAAAGAGTTTGATTATAACGCACGGGTGGAACTTATCAATCCCATTGCGGACACCGTTGCTACTGCCACCTATCAAGGAGCAGATGTTGACTGGTATATCAAGGCAGACGATATTGTGCTGACAAAGGATTCTAGTTCATTCAAAGCTCAACCACAAGCAAAGAAAGAACCGACACAAGACAAATAG
- a CDS encoding relaxase/mobilization nuclease domain-containing protein: protein MAITKIHPIKSTLNLAIDYITKSEKTDEKVLVSSFKCHPSTAHIQFMKTREDNDTKGTVLARHLIQSFLPGEVDPIKAHEIGMELCKKILKEDYEFVLATHIDRWHIHNHIIFNNVNYKTGKCYQSNKKSYHKIRYQSDELCKENMLSVIDEYYEAYKRKYKTAGKSWYEYDQNKKGNSWKSKLQFDIDRMINKSKSWEEFLDNMKSIDYEIKFGKHIAFRHKDKQRFTRAKTIGEDYTEEKIKERIDLSIKNKANPTKKRVGNVIDISTNEKAQSSKGYEVWARKHNIKTMADSIIKLREQGINSITQLDDLIKKSADDRQDLLDKIKKIEAEMKSLSQDMENINSINKYHEIYKYHKKNPEDNQFAEEYYSELSVYKIAAKEILENYKKLPSTKEILSNLDKLQEKKNTLMQEYSLNKEQFSDLVQYRKNYENYYGKEVER, encoded by the coding sequence ATGGCAATTACAAAAATACATCCTATAAAATCAACTCTAAATTTGGCAATAGATTATATAACCAAGAGTGAAAAAACTGATGAAAAAGTCTTGGTTTCTTCATTTAAATGTCATCCATCTACTGCCCATATTCAGTTTATGAAAACACGAGAAGACAATGATACTAAAGGTACAGTTTTGGCTAGGCATTTAATCCAATCTTTTCTACCAGGAGAGGTTGATCCTATAAAAGCTCACGAAATTGGAATGGAATTATGTAAGAAAATTTTAAAAGAAGATTATGAATTTGTTCTTGCAACTCATATAGATAGATGGCATATCCATAACCATATTATTTTTAATAATGTTAATTACAAGACTGGTAAATGCTACCAATCTAACAAAAAGTCTTACCATAAAATTAGGTATCAAAGTGACGAATTATGTAAAGAAAATATGCTTTCAGTCATTGATGAATATTATGAAGCTTACAAAAGAAAATATAAAACTGCTGGTAAATCTTGGTATGAATATGACCAAAACAAGAAAGGCAATTCTTGGAAATCTAAATTGCAATTTGATATAGACAGAATGATTAATAAGTCTAAATCGTGGGAAGAATTTTTAGATAATATGAAATCTATTGATTATGAAATTAAGTTTGGTAAACACATTGCTTTTCGTCATAAAGATAAGCAAAGATTTACAAGAGCTAAGACTATCGGAGAAGATTATACTGAGGAAAAAATCAAAGAAAGAATAGATTTATCTATTAAAAACAAAGCTAATCCTACTAAAAAGCGTGTAGGAAATGTTATTGATATATCTACTAATGAAAAAGCACAATCCTCTAAAGGTTATGAAGTTTGGGCAAGAAAGCACAATATCAAAACAATGGCTGATTCAATAATTAAACTTCGAGAACAAGGAATTAATTCAATTACTCAACTCGATGATCTGATCAAAAAATCTGCTGATGATAGACAAGACTTATTAGATAAAATAAAGAAAATTGAAGCTGAGATGAAGAGTTTATCCCAAGATATGGAAAATATAAATTCTATAAATAAGTATCATGAAATCTATAAATACCACAAGAAAAATCCTGAAGATAATCAGTTTGCAGAAGAATATTATAGTGAACTTTCTGTTTATAAAATAGCCGCTAAAGAAATTTTAGAAAACTATAAAAAGCTTCCAAGCACAAAAGAAATACTATCAAATCTCGATAAATTGCAAGAAAAAAAGAACACCCTTATGCAAGAGTATTCTTTGAATAAAGAACAATTTTCTGACCTTGTTCAGTATAGGAAAAACTATGAAAATTATTATGGAAAGGAAGTGGAGAGATAA
- a CDS encoding antirestriction protein ArdA: MDDMQVYIANLGKYNEGELVGAWFTFPIDFEEVKEKIGLNDEYEEYAIHDYELPFTVDEYTSIGELNRLWEMVSELPEELQSELSALLTHFSSIEELSEHQEDIIIHSDCDDMYDVARYYIEETGALGEVPASLQNYIDYQAYGRDLDLSGTFISTNHGIFEIVY; encoded by the coding sequence ATGGACGATATGCAAGTCTATATTGCGAATTTAGGCAAATACAATGAGGGCGAATTGGTCGGTGCGTGGTTTACCTTTCCCATTGACTTTGAGGAAGTCAAAGAGAAAATCGGCTTGAATGATGAATATGAGGAATACGCCATTCATGACTACGAGTTACCCTTTACGGTTGACGAATACACTTCCATTGGCGAACTCAATCGACTATGGGAAATGGTATCGGAATTACCCGAAGAATTACAATCGGAGCTATCTGCTCTGCTCACTCATTTTTCAAGCATTGAAGAACTAAGCGAACATCAAGAGGATATTATCATTCATTCCGATTGTGATGATATGTATGACGTGGCACGCTACTACATTGAAGAAACGGGTGCTTTAGGCGAAGTACCAGCTAGTCTTCAAAACTATATTGATTATCAAGCCTATGGTCGGGATTTAGACCTTTCAGGAACGTTTATCTCAACCAATCATGGGATTTTTGAAATCGTCTATTAA